The genomic stretch AGATTGCCCACTAGTATTTAGATGGAAGATTACTTGGGTAAACAGCCACCTGGCTAAGGTTTGGCCTGCGCTTGCTGAGTGAACAATGCACTTCCATGCAAATTTAGCTTGTTCTTTGGATAAAACATCATCTAAAGCCAAATTAGAAACGATTAAATTTGAAATATCCCTTATAAATCCTGTGGTTATTGAATATTTCTCAAGCCAAAGTAGAGCATTGGAGATGTTTTTAGGTGTACCAGGCTCTCCAAATAGGTAGATTTCACCAATTTTCTGTTGCGCAAAAGCATCACCAGATCTGGCATTTTTCATAATTTTCAGAAATTCTCTACTCGCCACTAGACAAATTCACTATATTTATAAGGGTTAATATGTATTTGAACCTAATTTTCCTTTGAAAAGTATAACTATAAAATCATTTTGTTGCGTAGATGCAACACTCCTATAAAAACAAGCAAGAATCGACAGAAAGAACCACCCCAAGACCCGCAACCATATAAGAACCGCCATAAGCCTCATGCAGTATGACCAAGTCCCTAGAGAACTAGGTACGTTTATTTCACATTTATGGAGATTTACGAATGAAAAAATCACTTATCGCTTTAGCAGCTCTTTCAGCAATCGCTGGTGCAGCTCAAGCTCAATCAAGCGTTGAAGTTTATGGTTTGATCGATATGTCTTACGGTACAGTTAAATCAACTGGTGTAAAAGAAGACAAATTGACAAGCACAGGCGGTACTAACTCAGCTAACGGTACTGGTACATTGAACGGTACACGTCTAGGTTTCCGTGGCACTGAAGATTTAGGTGGCGGCACTAAAGCTGGCTTCGTTATGGAATACGGTGTTAACTTGACAGCTGCTGAAGATCCAGCAACTGCTGACGCTGTTAAAGGTCAAGCAATGGCTAACTTGCGTCAAGGTTTTGTGTCTTTGAGCAATGCTAAATTAGGTACAGTTGTTGCTGGCACTATCTACAGCCCAATTGATGCGACATCTGGCTCATTAGCTGGTGCACAAGCTCACGGTGGCACAAACTGGGGCACTGGTGCAGCATCATTGTTCAAGTATGGTCAAAATGCTCGCGCAGCTAACGGTATTGCTTATGTATCACCAACATTTGCTGGTTTGACAGCTAAAGTTGGTACACAACAAGCTGAAAACGTAAAAGTTAACGGTTCTGCTAAGACTAACGGCGCAACTATCTGGGCTCTTGACTATGCTCAAGGTCCTGTAAAAGCTGGTTACGCTTACGAAAAAATCAAGAATGCAAGCGTTGCAGCTGCAGCTGTAGGTACAGTTTCAGCAGCAGGTACAGCAACTGCCGCGGCAGCTCCTAAATTTGCCTTTACTGGTTTAATTGGTTCAGACAACGACAACAACATCCAAATTGGTTCTGGTGCTGGCGCAAGCGTTAATGCTGATTTAACATATAACGTATTTGGCGGCTCATACAACTTTGGCTTTGCTACTGTTGGTTTGAATGAAGCTAAATACAAAGTTCAAACGAACGGCAATGGCACAGCCACTTCACTTGTTTTCGGTAAGTTTGAGAGCACACAAGATTCAGTGTCATTCACAGTTCCTGTGACTGCTACTTTATCGTTGGGTGGTGCTTATACTGATGGTAAGCTTGAAGCTGACGGCGCAAAGCTTTGGGATACAAAAGCTTATGACTTGTTAGCTGTTTACACATTGAGCAAGCGTACTAATGTTTACTTGATCAATGGTCAAACTAAGTTTGATAAAGCTAGCTCAAATGCATTAACAGGTGCAGCTTCAGTTAAGCAAACTCAAACAATGGTTGGCGTACGTCACTCATTCTAATCACACGCTGGCTTAGCCAGTTAAAGATTAGTACGTAGTACTAAGTTGTATTGAAACCCACTCTGGCAACAGGGTGGGTTTTTTCTTGTCTGTTATTTGTTGGATTTGTTTAAGTCAGCTCGTTGCTGATTGAGCTTGATTTGTTGTTGATTTAACTTAGTAC from Polynucleobacter sp. MWH-Spelu-300-X4 encodes the following:
- a CDS encoding porin — encoded protein: MKKSLIALAALSAIAGAAQAQSSVEVYGLIDMSYGTVKSTGVKEDKLTSTGGTNSANGTGTLNGTRLGFRGTEDLGGGTKAGFVMEYGVNLTAAEDPATADAVKGQAMANLRQGFVSLSNAKLGTVVAGTIYSPIDATSGSLAGAQAHGGTNWGTGAASLFKYGQNARAANGIAYVSPTFAGLTAKVGTQQAENVKVNGSAKTNGATIWALDYAQGPVKAGYAYEKIKNASVAAAAVGTVSAAGTATAAAAPKFAFTGLIGSDNDNNIQIGSGAGASVNADLTYNVFGGSYNFGFATVGLNEAKYKVQTNGNGTATSLVFGKFESTQDSVSFTVPVTATLSLGGAYTDGKLEADGAKLWDTKAYDLLAVYTLSKRTNVYLINGQTKFDKASSNALTGAASVKQTQTMVGVRHSF